One genomic segment of Merismopedia glauca CCAP 1448/3 includes these proteins:
- the psbU gene encoding photosystem II complex extrinsic protein PsbU produces MKGIVRLLAVFSLVLGCWGWLGWQPNAVAAKFDSAIAGNALIASAAPTGEALRNAADAKLGTEFGKKIDVNNTNVRAFRQYPGLYPTIAGKIVANAPYKNVQDILELPGLTEAQKDLLHSNLDHFTITDVEGTFVEGDDRYNNGIY; encoded by the coding sequence ATGAAAGGTATAGTACGTCTGCTAGCAGTTTTCTCTCTAGTGCTGGGCTGCTGGGGATGGTTAGGATGGCAGCCGAATGCTGTAGCTGCTAAGTTTGATAGTGCGATCGCTGGTAACGCCCTAATAGCAAGTGCCGCCCCCACAGGCGAAGCTTTACGCAATGCGGCTGATGCCAAACTAGGCACTGAATTCGGGAAAAAGATCGATGTAAATAATACTAACGTTAGAGCTTTTAGACAATATCCAGGACTATATCCCACCATAGCCGGGAAAATCGTGGCTAATGCTCCTTACAAAAACGTACAGGACATTTTAGAATTACCTGGATTAACTGAAGCTCAAAAAGATCTCCTCCACTCTAACTTAGACCACTTTACCATCACTGATGTAGAGGGAACTTTTGTAGAAGGAGACGATCGCTACAACAACGGAATTTACTAA
- a CDS encoding peroxiredoxin has product MTLRLGDTVPNFTQDSTDGTIDFYNWAGDSWVILFSHPKDFTPVCTTELGEVARLKPEFDKRNVKAIALSVDDVESHNGWVGDIEETQGSKLNYPILADPDKKVSDLYDMIHPNANAMVTVRSVFVIDPNKKLRLTITYPPSTGRNFDEIIRVIDSLQLTDHHSVATPANWQDGGDCVIVPTLTDPEEMKQKFPKGWKEVKPYLRMTPQPNK; this is encoded by the coding sequence ATGACTCTTAGATTAGGCGATACCGTACCTAACTTTACCCAAGATTCGACAGACGGAACCATTGACTTTTACAATTGGGCTGGAGATAGCTGGGTAATACTCTTCTCTCACCCAAAAGACTTTACCCCAGTTTGCACTACCGAATTAGGTGAAGTAGCGCGCTTGAAACCTGAGTTTGACAAACGCAATGTCAAAGCTATAGCTTTGAGTGTTGATGATGTCGAGTCTCACAATGGTTGGGTTGGGGATATTGAAGAAACCCAAGGATCGAAACTGAATTACCCTATTTTGGCAGATCCAGACAAGAAAGTATCGGATTTGTATGACATGATCCATCCTAATGCCAATGCGATGGTGACAGTGCGATCGGTGTTTGTGATCGATCCCAACAAAAAACTCCGGTTGACGATTACTTATCCACCTAGCACTGGACGCAATTTTGATGAGATTATACGGGTGATTGACTCACTACAGTTAACCGATCATCATAGCGTTGCTACCCCAGCTAATTGGCAAGATGGAGGTGATTGCGTCATTGTTCCTACTCTTACCGATCCAGAGGAAATGAAGCAAAAATTCCCTAAAGGTTGGAAGGAAGTTAAACCCTACCTACGCATGACTCCTCAACCCAATAAGTAA
- a CDS encoding RNA recognition motif domain-containing protein — MTIYIGNLSYQATEDDLKSVFEDYGKVKRVVLPIDRETGKMRGFGFIEMQDDAQEESAISDLDGAQWMGRQLKVNKARPREDARSASDRYSGERRSNF; from the coding sequence ATGACCATTTACATCGGAAACCTATCTTACCAAGCTACTGAAGATGACTTAAAATCTGTCTTTGAAGACTACGGCAAAGTTAAACGAGTTGTTTTACCGATAGACAGAGAAACTGGCAAAATGCGAGGATTTGGCTTTATCGAAATGCAAGATGATGCTCAAGAAGAATCAGCCATTTCGGACTTAGATGGCGCTCAATGGATGGGTCGTCAACTTAAGGTTAACAAAGCTAGACCCCGCGAGGATGCCAGAAGCGCAAGCGATCGCTACAGTGGTGAAAGAAGGAGCAATTTTTAG